Proteins found in one Stanieria cyanosphaera PCC 7437 genomic segment:
- a CDS encoding type II toxin-antitoxin system VapC family toxin translates to MSLRYLLDTNVLSEPLRPKPNTSVMEMLRLHDGEVATATIVWHELIFGCQRLPESKKRRSIETYLKEVVQPNIPILPYNKEAATWHAQERTRLVSLGKTPPFVDSQIAAIASVNEFVLITRNLSDYSDFRDLELENWYK, encoded by the coding sequence GTGAGTTTGCGATATCTACTCGATACTAATGTTTTATCTGAACCCTTACGACCTAAACCTAACACATCCGTCATGGAGATGCTGCGCTTACACGATGGAGAGGTTGCTACAGCGACTATTGTTTGGCACGAACTTATTTTTGGTTGTCAGCGTCTTCCCGAGTCAAAAAAACGTCGTTCTATAGAAACCTATCTCAAAGAGGTGGTACAACCTAATATTCCGATTTTACCCTATAACAAAGAAGCAGCAACCTGGCACGCTCAAGAAAGAACTCGTTTAGTCAGCCTTGGTAAAACCCCACCTTTTGTTGATAGCCAAATAGCAGCGATTGCCAGTGTTAACGAATTCGTTCTTATTACCCGTAATCTCTCAGATTACTCTGATTTTCGTGACCTTGAGCTTGAAAACTGGTATAAGTAG
- a CDS encoding ParA family protein — protein MSIRLAVISNAGGSGKTTLSTHLAWSMSQQKLKVCLMDLDPQGSLTLFCGLDTPEPEHTIATVLQDNFDGNWTLTPCWSEYTDRVDICQGGMVLVATADELVVHKRGAYVLGDRLQDYPLPHEVLIFDCPATLGPLPLMALAACTHIVIPVQLEPKSIQGAAKLLEWYYYNCQHLRLRPIPEIIGFIPNQYNPRRAAHREILKALPEQLQEMNIQIFAPIRDSTEFVNASGQGLPLHLYRKTHPAVADFQPLVSQILKILGKPSQKKTKKAS, from the coding sequence ATGTCGATTCGTTTAGCAGTTATTAGTAATGCAGGGGGAAGTGGAAAAACCACGCTGTCTACTCATTTAGCTTGGTCGATGAGTCAACAAAAATTGAAGGTTTGCCTGATGGATTTAGACCCTCAAGGTTCTCTGACTCTGTTCTGCGGACTCGATACTCCAGAACCCGAACACACTATTGCTACTGTACTTCAGGATAATTTTGACGGCAACTGGACTCTCACCCCTTGCTGGAGTGAATATACCGATAGAGTAGATATCTGTCAGGGAGGTATGGTTTTAGTCGCTACAGCAGATGAATTGGTAGTTCATAAGCGTGGTGCTTACGTCCTCGGCGACCGACTTCAAGATTATCCCCTGCCTCACGAGGTGCTGATTTTTGATTGTCCCGCTACTTTAGGTCCATTACCCTTAATGGCTTTAGCTGCCTGTACTCATATCGTCATTCCAGTTCAATTAGAGCCAAAATCGATTCAAGGGGCTGCCAAACTACTTGAATGGTATTACTATAATTGTCAGCATTTACGATTGAGACCGATTCCAGAAATCATTGGTTTTATTCCCAATCAGTACAACCCCAGAAGGGCAGCACACAGGGAGATTTTAAAAGCTCTGCCAGAGCAATTGCAGGAGATGAATATTCAGATTTTTGCCCCAATTCGGGACAGTACTGAATTTGTCAATGCTAGCGGACAGGGTTTACCCCTTCATCTCTATCGCAAAACTCATCCAGCAGTAGCTGATTTTCAACCTCTCGTCTCCCAGATTTTGAAAATTTTAGGCAAACCCAGTCAGAAGAAAACTAAAAAAGCTTCATGA
- a CDS encoding type II toxin-antitoxin system Phd/YefM family antitoxin — protein sequence MLNQYSTQQLCEQFPEVLQQVERGSSIEITKEGKSVAIILSTEEYHRLISRQSSFWQALEKFRQHTNLEELEIDSDVFEGVRDSTPGREVIW from the coding sequence ATGTTAAATCAATATTCAACTCAGCAACTGTGCGAACAATTTCCCGAAGTTCTTCAGCAAGTCGAACGAGGAAGTTCTATAGAAATAACCAAGGAAGGAAAATCAGTAGCAATCATTCTCTCAACTGAAGAATATCATCGATTAATATCTAGACAATCGAGCTTTTGGCAAGCTTTAGAAAAATTTCGCCAACACACTAATTTAGAGGAACTAGAAATTGATTCAGATGTGTTTGAAGGAGTACGCGACTCAACCCCAGGACGCGAGGTAATTTGGTGA
- a CDS encoding helix-turn-helix domain-containing protein, giving the protein MNRKMEIIYVSNIAELRKQKKLTQRQLADLIGVDPSTIRNWERNRGGIETFMRLTKLCEALDCQPQDLFKSD; this is encoded by the coding sequence ATGAATCGCAAGATGGAAATAATCTACGTGTCAAACATTGCCGAGCTACGCAAACAAAAAAAGCTAACTCAACGTCAGCTAGCAGATCTGATTGGAGTCGATCCCTCCACTATTCGGAATTGGGAGAGGAATAGAGGTGGAATTGAAACCTTTATGCGTCTGACTAAACTGTGTGAAGCACTCGATTGTCAACCCCAGGATTTGTTTAAAAGCGATTAG